A region of the Apium graveolens cultivar Ventura chromosome 6, ASM990537v1, whole genome shotgun sequence genome:
AAGCTTTAGATCTTGCCTTATATTACCTTTGTCATCAAGCAAGGTCACCTTAAACGTTTAATTAATTAGTACAAGACTATATTATTAGAATTTGCAAACTCTCCCGagacaaaaataaaaaaaataacttGGTTGAATAAAGTTACAACAATAATAGCTTCCTGAAAATATGGTAGGCTAAGGTTAATGGCCTAAGTCAAAGATACATGCATGCAAGGTGTTACAGATGTGGATAAAACGGAAGTATTTAAAATTGAAGTAAACTTAGCATAGAAGGCTTGGTTGTTAAAGAGTAAATAGCATGGAAAATGGTAGGCTGCACAAGTTTAGAAAAAATTACCTGGATGTATATAGCTGTAACACGGTTTGCAGTGAAATTAAGAAGATTATGCAGTCAATATAGTAGGCTACAATAATAAATATTGTGTGAGGTAAGGCATGATGTAAACCAGGTCTTTGTAGCCTATAAATAAGGATGTATGTTTCTAATAATATGTACCGAAGAAAAGTTGATATACACGTCTTAGTAAAGTTGTACACCACAGTTGTAGCAAAAGAGCTGAAGCTCTAATTTTAGAGTATAAAGGCAGTAGCCTATTTTGAGTCAAAATCGAGTACTCTGTTGCTtgtattaaattataaatatatattgttTGTTTGAGTTATactaaaaatatataaatatatattttgcAAACTCATCACGTTTCCAACATATATACCGAAGCAAAAAATAAAGAGACAAAGGATAAAATCAATAATGGAATAAGGGTCCAGAATATACATGTGAATCTTTCTCATATATATCAACAAGCTCATAGTCAGTAAGGGTGACAATAGGGACCTGTAACAAAATCCACGTATATTGTTAAGGACAAAAGAGCACATACAGTATACAGCTTCTAGATACAAATGAACTTTTACATATAAATGATAAACATACATCACAAGTGTCGGATAGGGAAAAAGTAGCTTCAAACACTTTCCCGGTGAATATGCCAATTGCAACGTACTGACGTTTAGTGCGATCAAACCGACGTTTAGCGGGATCAATTGGAGTTATGATCTCAACAATCTACATTGATCAAACAGATACCTAATTAATAATGTCATAACCAAAAATCATCCCCAAACCTTACCGGAAAAAGATAATGAACAGCAATTGATTAACAAAAGCACCCGACATAATCATAACAAATCTAAAacataatataaaattaatatatcagACTTTCATCCAATCCTATATGAATAATTATTAACAGAAAACCCTAAAATATATGACAGTGAACAAAACTCTAAACCAAATAATTAGGTTAAAAGCATATATGAATCAAGAATGAATTATATGGACAAACATGTCTAAAGATAGATATTAATAAAGATGGAATGATATGGACAAACATGTATATGTAAACATTCATCAAAAACTATATAAAAAGAGGGCATAGATCGTATTAGACCTTGCAGGGACAGTTTTCGAAGCAGACAAAACTCCTCAAATCCTTAACTTTTTGCTCGACGGTCCTCGTCTCAGGCATGAAACCAATATTACGGGGGCAGTTTTTGACGGAGTCATAACCCCAAAAATCCCTAGCATGTACCATGTTTAGACCAATCGAGTAAGTTTATATGGGCAGAATATTATGATTCGATGACAGAGAAACGGATAAAGCGATGATTGACGTCGAAGGGTATGTAAACACGAGTGGGTTTTAAAGAGGAATATTTATCTTTAATAATAACATCTTTTTTTACttttttatattaataaatattatttttaagtcAAATTTATCATCTTAATATTATTTCAGACTTAtctattatattttttataattttgaatttatatAATAAGTAATAATTGTCTCTCAAAAAAATGAATAAGTAATAATTTTATGAAATTAAACATAGGTAAATATGTTTTTTTATTATAAAGGAAAAAAATAATAATGTGACACACTATCAGATACATGACCTTTATCTGCCATGAAATTGGCCGTAATAAGTCTCGGTCAGTATTTTCGAATAATGACCGGGATAGTTGAGTAATTgcaaattattatttattttggatTACTGTCACATGTGCATGACACGTGTCGGGACCAATTTGAAGAATATTATAATAAAGGATAAGAATAAAAGTAGTAAAAATGAATAtcactacaacaaatctggcTATACGGCATCTACAAGAACAATCGAGTCGAACAAACAAAAAATAGATTATATTGCTGATTAATCTAATCTTTATGAAGACACAATCAAGCgatttgttgaaattgatataTACACATGTATCACCTTCACCAAAACCAGTTTGAGCTATCGATCGTAATTGCAATTCCATATAAATCTTTATCACTGAATCAAACCTCTGAAAATCTAGCAGATCTAACATCCTGGACATCGAATCACACCAAAACACACCAATTAAGCTCTCATAAGGAGAGAATAAACAAAACCCAAATAAATTGGGAACAAATCTCACCCAACAAACATTTTATCAAACATAAATATAATCTTGAACGATAAAAATCCTTACCCGGGGAGGAGTATTATTGAAAAATACGAACAAAGCAAAGTAAAATAGATGATTTGGGGCTTTCCACCAGTGAAAACCGACGGAAGCCCCGAACGACGGGTAGAAAAAAGAGAGGCTGAGAGAGATTTTTTTAGGGTTTAAGTAATTGCAAATTATTATTTACTTTTTTGATCGAATTTTACATTAACTGTCCCGGATTACTGTCACATGTGCATAACACGTGTCGGGACCAATTTGAAgaatctattatatatataaaagagCAAATAGGGACTGGGTTGGGTGAAACAATTTATTCCAAGTTACTAATTTACCCCTTAATAATAAATACAAATAATTGTCAAATTTAATACCATGTATTAATTACACTTAAGTCATTATTACTacttattaataaatataaataattatcatatttaataacatatattaattaCACCTAACTCATtagtattaataattttatatatgttACCATTTATCATTGAATATTAACAACCTATAATTAGATatctaaaatttaataatatttgcctgtatatatactaaattcttatttttttgaagactttatataaaataaatttattttcagcAAATAAATTTAATATGTTAGCTAATTATCTGAAAATGACAATATTAGTGTATCAAGTATTAAATTCaagaaatataataaatattCTCTTTGTATACGAATAAAAGAGTGGGTTATGAGGGGGTTTATAATAAAGTTGAGATTCTTATTATATGACCAAATCGAATATAAACTAAGACTGATTTAaagattttgaatatatatataataaaatattaaaatatcaagttCATTACAGTTACATTAATATTTTACAATAGTAAGGTGAATCATTTTTCTTACATTAACCAATTTAAAGTTTTTCAGAGGTATAAGTAAAATCGAAGCATACAACATTTTTGCCATTTTTGATCAAAATCGGCAATTTTCCGGTCAAAATTTGACGAATCAAACACTCGATTTGAGGCTATAAAGAGAATAAAAGGAAGAAGAAATATAGTCAGCATCGAAGAATGACGATTTTAAATGAAGAAATCAGACGGTTACCGAATAGAAACTGAAAAGATAAtggaagaagaagagagatgcGTAAAGATGATTAAGactcttattattttaataaataatgcaCACAAAATAATGTTATAACTTAGTACGGATGTACAAACACAATTTTACACATctcaaatataattattttacttatatattttaaaatgaatatAAAAATATGTTCGATATTATTTCGATTTAGCATTTCCATAAATTCTCGATTTTTGATAAATCGTAAATCAGTAGTATGCAGCAATAATTCCTTTTTCCTTACCTACCTCGATATCTTCGCTTTAAAAAttagaaatataataatttttattgtTAGGTGCTTTAAACGTTCATGTTCAATTATTAGTCCTCATCTCCAGGATTATTgacatatttttttcttttcgtGTTCTGTCGATTTCTATGAGCCTCTTTAAGACAGGTCTGGCTTGCATGAAGGAAGTTTTGTCTATTAATTGTTTGGGTTTATGATGATAAGATCTTTCAACAGAATGCAGATAAATCAGAATGGAATAATGCAACAAGATTGTTTCAACATTGCTTATCAGATTGCAGCAGAATCTATCCCGCAGGTTTAGTATTAGGTTGTTAGGGTTTGTGTAAATCTTatttatctggataaaccttatcttAAACAAACCCACCCTATCTTATAAACTAAGTTTAAATCTTTCAAGACTTATCCTTTACTTAGTTTATCTTTTTCAAATAACCAACAGATTAGTTTCAAAtctcattcaaatattttcaaacaaacttatcttcaaatcttatctatcttatcctttgtttgaaaataaatctgttagaactttgcctataaatacaactcttcatttcagatttgtGGCTAATGCTTTCACGTCaatctttcatcatctgaaaACTCCTTCTTGTTCTCTATATACCCGAGATTCATATCCAGTAAACAAGAAGtttagtttgagttgtaaactttcaTATTATATTCTTGTATCTGAAAGGTGTGTTTTATCACTTGTCCTGGGTTGTGGGTATTTGATTACAATAGGAAGGCCAAGTAACtttgtgctaggtagctgtgtgctagggaaatGGTCCTTTCAAGTGGGCCAattttgtaatcaaggaaagtttgtaagtactttgttttaagtggatataatacattctctatgctagttggcatgaggacttggatgtaggccatagactaagtgtaggggccgaaccaagtgaaaacttctggtgttttttACTTATTtagttttcagcattctgcattttcATTAATGTTATTTACATTCTGCagttaattgagactgtcccattcattgtctcatttgtaaagggactgtcccatttgcataagagactgtcccatttgccttgatAGTTAGAATATTATATTATCTATCGAGTCATCGAAtttcaattggtatcagagcaggtgcatttaattctctttttagtgtttattttgctagcgatccatggctcaaccagataggtattcaaacaattatccaccactgcttcatggtgctgaaaactacaatgactggaagttccggatgaaaatctttctccagcgtgatgctttcgaatgggatgctgtagaaaaCGGTTTTACAATTCCTATGAAAGAAGGGAAGCCTAAATCTCTCAAGGATCTTTCTCCTGAAGAAGTGAATGCAATGAACTCCAATGCTAAAGCTATAAACTCACTTCTtaatggcatggtagctacataattaagaaaagtttcagcatgtactacatccaaacagatctgggatacgatcaaagtcagtcacgaaggcacgtctaaggtacgtgaagtaaaattaagtatgctcatgagtgactatgaaggtttcaggttggaaagagatgaaagcgttcgagatgctcaagggaggtttctTACATTAATGAACTCtatctcacttctggaaaggatcattcctcaatctgagatcaacaagaaaaattatcagagcaatgccaaagaagtttgctccaaaggttaccattctgcaggattcTACGTTGCTTTCAACTATGGACACTCTAACACTGTTCAAAGAATTGGAAGAATTCGAAAATCAGCTAcgcagatatgatgaagaagatgaagctcctcgtaagaaaacttttgcacttaatgcagatgcagacgagtctcctgatgattttgatgaagagattgctcttctaacaaagaagtttcataaatttcttgccaaacggaatgcCTCCAAACGATCTATGAAGTCACAGTTTCCTaagaaggacttcaaatctaatccgaaCAAGGAGGTTAAAATGAATAAAGGCAAGGATACTtgttttgagtgtggaaagaaagggcacttcaaaaaggactgctacaagctaaagaacaaaaagaaggcattaattacttggagtgatgatgaatctgacgtggagatcgattcagacgatgaagttgctcaactttgcTTTGCAGGACTCGAGGACAACTCCAGTGATAATGATGAGGTAcaaaatattaagtataattcaaatatatcttcatccatgttaaatttgcaggtccaggttaagaagttaaaagaaaagaatgcttatttaaaacaagcattaagtgatgttcttagtgaaatggatgaccCCATGAAGGAAGAAGCCTTAGTTGCTGAGAACAAATCCGTGCTTGAAAGGGTTTGaaaacttactgaagaaaatcaatatctcaaaaatgagattgagatgaaAGATGTATGCCTTGAAGCCTTGAAGAAAGAATCAATCTTTGTTGATCCAGAAACTGTTAAAGAAGACAGTGCTTCTGATCCACTGGTTCCTGAATTAAAGCAGAAAGTCGAACAGCTTGAAAAGGATTTAGCTAAATGCTTCcatggagaaggaactttgaatgctcttcttggtgaacaaaaatcttctcttgataaaggaggtttaggaTGTGAATCAATCAAGAAACGTGCATTTCAAGGTGGTTACAAGCGAGCTCCTATGAAATATAAAatgccttatgagaaatgtcgagattATGGAAAAGCTGGTCACCCTAcatctgaatctagattatgtggtatcaagggccactcctctaactcatcttataaatcgtctgctagatataaatctgctaatacatctgttaatattgttcagatgtggattaagaaatcagatagacatttatataagatttgtgatactaaccaaccaggacccaaggttaagtgggtacctaagagataaaACAATCTTTGCAGGTTTGCttgaaggtccatgttccgcaaaataaatggatcatcgacagtggttgttcacgtcacatgacaggtgataaatccaagtttctatctctagttgccaaggaaggtggcttagttactcttggagattcaaacatcgtcagaattattggaaaatgcaccattggtaatgacaggtttgcTATCTCTAACgttcgtttagttgatggtttgaaatacaatcttattagtgtaagtcaacttactgatgctggccacaaggttaagttcgataaagatgtatgttatattggtactaatactaacgagtttgctttagttTCCAAGAGGAAAGGAAATATTTTcgtgttagattttgatgaacagcaGGAG
Encoded here:
- the LOC141668718 gene encoding eukaryotic translation initiation factor 5A-4-like — translated: MVHARDFWGYDSVKNCPRNIGFMPETRTVEQKVKDLRSFVCFENCPCKIVEIITPIDPAKRRFDRTKRQYVAIGIFTGKVFEATFSLSDTCDVPIVTLTDYELVDIYEKDSHVTLLDDKGNIRQDLKLPADLLSKVKSGLASGKDVFVSVVSAMGKEKIVASKTVKRKWQLKQV